A portion of the Listeria innocua genome contains these proteins:
- a CDS encoding ClbS/DfsB family four-helix bundle protein, with the protein MRAYTDKEELIAEIKQRYQKYIAEFENIPEDLRNRRTDEVNKTPSENLSYQLGWLSLLLGWEEKEKAGIEVQTPAEGYKWNNLGGLYQSFYDTYGEETLDEQIQQLDKKVIDLCAWIETLSDKELFEPEQRKWATTKAKWPLYKWIHINSVAPFTNFRTKIRKWKKIFL; encoded by the coding sequence ATGAGGGCTTATACCGACAAGGAAGAATTAATTGCAGAAATCAAACAACGCTACCAAAAATATATCGCTGAATTTGAGAACATTCCTGAAGACTTGAGGAATAGACGAACTGACGAAGTCAATAAAACGCCCTCTGAAAACCTATCTTATCAGTTAGGGTGGTTATCCTTATTGTTAGGCTGGGAAGAGAAAGAGAAGGCAGGAATTGAAGTTCAAACGCCAGCAGAAGGCTATAAATGGAATAACTTAGGTGGGCTTTACCAATCGTTTTATGATACTTATGGAGAAGAAACCTTAGATGAACAAATTCAACAGTTGGATAAAAAAGTGATTGACTTATGCGCTTGGATAGAAACATTGAGCGATAAAGAGTTGTTTGAACCTGAACAACGAAAATGGGCAACTACAAAAGCAAAATGGCCTTTGTATAAGTGGATTCATATTAATAGCGTAGCACCATTTACAAATTTCCGAACCAAAATACGTAAGTGGAAGAAGATTTTCTTATGA
- a CDS encoding recombinase family protein: MKYGYARVSTLDQKLENQIEQLTNAGAETIVQEKLTGTTKQRPEFQGLLTRLDAGDTLIVTKLDRFARNTKEALEIIQELFQQNVSIHILNIGLIDNTATGQLIFTIFSAFAQFERELILERTQEGKRYAKAHDPKFREGRPKKYTKEQLQLAYELKQQGLTYKMIERKTGISISTQQRAFKQMTK, from the coding sequence ATGAAATACGGCTATGCACGAGTAAGTACCCTAGACCAAAAATTGGAAAATCAAATCGAGCAACTAACCAACGCAGGTGCAGAAACGATTGTGCAAGAGAAACTCACAGGAACAACCAAACAACGTCCTGAATTTCAAGGCTTACTGACACGATTAGATGCAGGCGATACCTTGATTGTCACCAAACTTGACCGTTTCGCACGGAACACTAAAGAAGCCCTTGAAATCATTCAAGAGCTGTTTCAACAAAACGTCAGTATTCATATCCTAAACATTGGCTTGATTGATAATACTGCCACAGGACAATTGATTTTTACGATTTTTTCTGCCTTTGCGCAATTTGAACGAGAGCTAATACTCGAACGCACCCAAGAGGGGAAGCGCTATGCGAAAGCCCACGACCCTAAGTTTCGAGAAGGACGCCCAAAGAAATATACAAAGGAGCAGTTGCAACTGGCGTATGAGTTAAAACAGCAAGGCTTAACTTACAAGATGATTGAACGAAAAACAGGAATCAGTATTAGTACCCAACAACGAGCTTTCAAGCAGATGACGAAATAA
- a CDS encoding RepB family plasmid replication initiator protein: MMIIPEKNKNQKQVLTLNELSKRKVVEHNSLITSIAKMDKTPLKMFELAVSCINTEEPPKDNTVYLSKRDLFAFFKVSDNDKHRRFKEAVEKMQKQAFFQIKEEQGKGFKFKSIVPIPYVEWTDYHDEVKIEFHREIMPYLINLKKNFTQHALSDIAELNSKYSIILYRWLSMQYNQYEHYSVKGGRRAEQVEAYRNPSITVKELRTITDTVNEYKDMNNFTKFVLDKPLKEINTHTTFNVSYDKIKKGRSIDSIVFHIEKKRCADDNSYKLGDKDYQADKKQKSRNEADLLKQAMESKYTRLLSENFLIGMNDIMDTATMVGLQKNVYPLYDELKELRGLNGVKDHLSYVASKQEAYSKRNVAKYLKKAIEQYLPTVKRQNL; the protein is encoded by the coding sequence ATTATGATTATACCAGAAAAGAACAAAAATCAAAAGCAGGTGTTGACCTTGAATGAACTGTCAAAAAGAAAAGTAGTGGAGCATAATAGCTTAATTACGTCTATTGCTAAAATGGATAAAACACCTCTCAAAATGTTTGAATTAGCGGTTTCTTGTATCAATACCGAAGAACCACCGAAGGACAATACCGTTTATCTCTCAAAGAGAGACCTTTTCGCTTTCTTTAAAGTATCCGATAATGACAAGCATCGTCGGTTTAAAGAAGCGGTTGAGAAAATGCAAAAACAAGCCTTTTTTCAAATCAAAGAAGAACAAGGCAAGGGTTTTAAATTTAAAAGCATTGTGCCTATCCCTTACGTGGAATGGACAGATTATCATGATGAAGTAAAAATTGAATTTCATCGTGAAATTATGCCTTACTTAATCAATCTTAAAAAGAATTTTACGCAACACGCTTTATCAGATATAGCCGAACTCAATAGCAAGTATTCAATTATTCTTTACCGTTGGTTATCTATGCAATACAACCAATACGAGCATTATAGCGTTAAAGGTGGACGGAGAGCGGAGCAAGTGGAAGCCTACCGCAACCCCTCAATCACAGTAAAAGAGTTGCGGACAATTACCGATACTGTAAATGAATATAAAGATATGAATAATTTCACTAAGTTTGTTTTAGATAAACCTTTGAAAGAGATTAACACCCATACGACTTTTAACGTGTCCTATGACAAAATAAAAAAAGGGCGTTCGATTGATAGCATAGTCTTTCATATCGAGAAGAAACGTTGTGCTGACGATAATAGTTACAAGTTGGGAGATAAAGACTATCAAGCCGATAAAAAGCAAAAATCAAGAAATGAAGCGGACTTACTAAAACAGGCAATGGAAAGTAAATATACAAGACTTTTATCTGAAAATTTCTTAATTGGCATGAATGATATTATGGATACAGCCACAATGGTAGGCTTACAGAAGAATGTTTATCCGCTTTATGACGAACTGAAAGAATTAAGAGGGCTAAATGGTGTCAAAGACCACTTGTCTTATGTTGCCAGCAAACAAGAAGCCTATTCTAAACGTAATGTAGCGAAATATCTTAAAAAAGCCATTGAACAATACCTGCCAACGGTAAAACGACAAAATTTATAA
- a CDS encoding HTH domain-containing protein codes for MSEELKTIKELADELGVSKQAIQYHIKSLTNKNRQTNDKGVTVLSAIEQEFIRGKVDKQTNKNKTNEPTKKRQTDKRKEPNINQYLLNEIEEVKKNRDKQLAVKDKQIENKDIQIAQMQNLLDQQQRLALQDKKLLEEYKAENDNLKALNMPSQDTKEVQNEVEEATEPLRKWWQIWK; via the coding sequence ATGAGTGAAGAATTAAAAACGATTAAAGAGTTGGCGGATGAGTTAGGTGTTTCCAAACAAGCTATTCAATATCATATAAAATCATTGACAAACAAAAACCGACAAACAAACGACAAAGGTGTAACGGTTTTGTCTGCGATAGAACAAGAATTTATAAGGGGTAAAGTAGACAAACAGACAAACAAAAACAAGACAAATGAACCGACAAAAAAGCGACAAACAGACAAACGAAAAGAACCGAATATTAATCAATATTTGTTAAATGAAATTGAAGAAGTTAAGAAAAATAGGGATAAACAATTAGCAGTTAAAGATAAACAAATAGAAAATAAAGACATTCAAATTGCACAAATGCAAAATCTGCTAGACCAGCAACAACGCCTAGCCTTACAAGATAAAAAGTTGCTAGAAGAATACAAGGCGGAGAACGACAATCTCAAAGCTCTTAACATGCCCTCACAGGACACGAAAGAGGTACAAAATGAAGTAGAAGAGGCAACAGAACCTCTTAGAAAGTGGTGGCAGATATGGAAATAA
- a CDS encoding helix-turn-helix domain-containing protein translates to MEIGKRIREYRKIYNLSQEQLADKIFVSRQTVSNWENDKTYPDIQIIVSLSILFNVSLDELIREDLEEMKMKISNNKANKRADIYSLIMICSTILASLSIGLVVALPESKLIWIVPIILFLPAVWSSFVLEKFKRNNDLKTYKEILAFSQNKDVEMLRERRNHRKIRIEKGIIVLGYAGFTLFICLIAISIANLFK, encoded by the coding sequence ATGGAGATAGGTAAACGGATAAGAGAGTATCGAAAAATTTATAATCTTTCCCAAGAACAATTGGCGGACAAGATTTTTGTTTCACGTCAAACCGTATCTAATTGGGAAAACGACAAAACATATCCAGACATACAAATCATTGTTTCGTTGTCTATTCTATTTAATGTTTCTTTAGATGAATTAATTCGAGAAGATTTGGAGGAAATGAAGATGAAGATTAGTAATAACAAAGCTAATAAACGAGCTGATATTTATTCTTTAATAATGATTTGTTCAACAATATTAGCCAGTCTATCCATTGGCTTAGTAGTAGCGTTACCAGAATCAAAGTTGATATGGATAGTTCCAATTATTTTATTTCTACCTGCGGTATGGAGTTCTTTTGTTTTAGAGAAATTCAAAAGGAATAATGACTTGAAAACTTATAAGGAGATTTTAGCATTTTCACAAAATAAAGATGTAGAAATGTTAAGAGAAAGAAGAAACCATAGAAAAATACGAATTGAAAAAGGGATTATTGTTTTAGGGTATGCTGGTTTTACACTCTTTATTTGTTTAATAGCTATATCTATTGCAAACTTATTTAAATAA
- a CDS encoding PadR family transcriptional regulator, with amino-acid sequence MTNKIDSQMLKGILYGCILLLLSKKEMYGYMISEELDIYGFKNISKGTIYPLLLSLEKKGLIIGDLKPSIYGPRRKYYSLTEKGIKEKQEFFKEWNQLNSCLTNLIKGVDEYEN; translated from the coding sequence ATGACAAATAAAATTGATTCTCAAATGCTAAAAGGAATACTTTATGGTTGTATTTTACTTCTTCTTTCGAAAAAAGAGATGTATGGATACATGATAAGCGAAGAGCTAGATATTTATGGATTTAAAAATATATCTAAAGGCACAATATACCCATTATTGTTATCTTTAGAAAAAAAGGGGCTAATAATAGGTGACTTAAAACCATCAATATACGGGCCCAGAAGAAAATATTACTCATTAACAGAAAAAGGAATCAAAGAAAAGCAAGAATTTTTTAAAGAGTGGAATCAGCTAAACAGCTGTCTTACAAATTTAATTAAAGGGGTTGATGAATATGAAAACTAA
- a CDS encoding IS6 family transposase, which produces MTQFKGKQFQKDVIIVAVGYYLRYNLSYREVQEILYDRGIHVCHTTIYRWVQEYGKILYQIWKKKNKQSFYSWKMDETYIKIKGKWHYLYRAIDVDGLTLDIWLRKKRDTQAAYAFLKRLKNQFGEPKVLVTDKAPSIKSAFRKLQKNGLYITTEHRTIKYLNNLIEQDHRPVKRRNKFYRSLRTASTTIKGMEAIRGLYKKTRKEGTLFGFSVSTEIKVLLGIPA; this is translated from the coding sequence ATGACTCAGTTCAAAGGAAAACAATTTCAAAAAGACGTGATTATCGTAGCCGTCGGCTACTATCTTCGGTACAACCTGAGTTATCGTGAAGTGCAGGAAATTCTGTATGACCGAGGAATTCACGTTTGTCACACCACAATTTACCGTTGGGTGCAAGAATACGGAAAGATTCTTTATCAAATTTGGAAAAAGAAAAACAAACAGTCCTTTTATTCATGGAAAATGGACGAGACTTATATCAAAATTAAAGGAAAGTGGCATTATTTATATCGCGCTATCGATGTAGATGGCTTAACCTTAGATATCTGGTTACGGAAAAAGCGCGACACACAGGCTGCGTATGCTTTTCTAAAACGACTGAAGAACCAGTTTGGAGAACCAAAGGTTCTAGTAACGGATAAAGCACCCTCTATTAAGAGTGCCTTCAGAAAGCTTCAGAAAAATGGACTGTATATAACAACAGAACATCGAACAATCAAGTATCTGAATAATCTGATTGAACAAGATCATCGTCCAGTAAAGAGACGCAATAAATTCTATCGAAGTTTACGCACTGCCTCTACCACGATTAAAGGCATGGAAGCCATTCGAGGATTATATAAGAAAACCCGAAAAGAAGGCACTCTCTTCGGCTTTTCGGTGTCTACTGAAATCAAGGTATTATTGGGAATCCCAGCTTAA
- the relB gene encoding type II toxin-antitoxin system RelB family antitoxin — protein sequence MTTITFRVSEQEKAFIQEMAKFNGISISELSRKQIIEGLEDQIDLQSYERAIKAHQVKDESISFDEMKKELDL from the coding sequence ATGACTACCATTACATTTCGAGTATCTGAACAAGAAAAGGCGTTTATTCAAGAAATGGCTAAGTTTAATGGTATATCTATTTCTGAACTCAGTCGCAAACAGATTATAGAAGGTTTAGAAGATCAAATTGATTTACAATCGTATGAGCGTGCTATAAAGGCGCATCAGGTGAAAGATGAAAGTATTTCTTTTGATGAAATGAAAAAGGAACTTGATTTATGA
- a CDS encoding type II toxin-antitoxin system RelE family toxin codes for MSKHFHVRFEKDAQKVLKKMDRFQAKLILSWIEKHIEGSDNPRQHGKSLVGNRVGQWRYRVGDYRLIAEIQDNEVIVLILNIGHRRDIYDK; via the coding sequence ATGAGTAAACATTTTCATGTGAGATTTGAAAAAGATGCTCAAAAAGTATTAAAAAAGATGGATCGATTTCAAGCGAAATTGATTTTATCTTGGATTGAAAAGCATATCGAAGGATCAGATAATCCACGTCAACATGGTAAAAGCTTAGTTGGCAATCGTGTAGGACAGTGGAGATATAGAGTAGGAGATTATCGCTTAATTGCAGAGATTCAAGATAATGAAGTGATAGTGTTAATTTTGAACATCGGACACAGGAGAGATATTTACGATAAGTAA
- a CDS encoding pLS20_p028 family conjugation system transmembrane protein, translating into MNDDEILKILLKFADFFSINSFAKDVFRDIFIWLIKGLVTINGVMENVFFYSVKLISWPTTKAMETLINDPKKGLVIIAVTLMGLTLMFIGGKIILGDRMSPQEFTRNFIMVTLVLIGLTGFMGSLEKLTFAGVDVGKNAFSSEENSKISYQIVKDNITDLKALDADGWKTTIPKKANYLNEDSWKTVNFNEVIDEQFKHAEGLAKKRVDQDDSGQNIVEDLDSSFWMPSTDDYYYRYHVGFTAIIIQEIFILLVFAFSTLIIVETSFELGVKGVIGPFIAASDMATGQRIKNLLIDLIGAYVKIVVLVFIIQLYRLFMNWTQSIHFSDSLVETTVLKCLIVVGAFFAVLKGSSSVQRLLGIDVSQSFGQQALMGTMAGAQIMKGAGGLASGLTKGTAKQFGKNGFIGKRAQSLSNKRQEKAKKQALTETLGGKENYKEKMNSRRQAQREGFNEAQQVLAKEQAMKQQQSTGANSNNAGSNKNNSGSSNKNTLSSNSIDNKGNNPTSPGNKGTNSTTPTNSQRKDNHVNDANTKKGSNAVNRLNQQKANKSDSSKQNVPLGKQYSKYTSNSSNDTTKSNLNKTESQGQKQYSTKVNRDSPKNAKPASKMVPKKPQKTQVNAKSSIKGKETKPTN; encoded by the coding sequence ATGAATGATGATGAAATTTTAAAAATTCTATTAAAATTTGCTGACTTTTTTAGCATAAATTCATTTGCAAAAGATGTTTTCCGCGACATATTTATTTGGTTAATCAAAGGATTAGTCACTATAAATGGCGTAATGGAAAATGTCTTTTTTTATTCGGTTAAATTGATTAGTTGGCCAACAACAAAAGCAATGGAAACACTTATTAACGATCCCAAAAAAGGGTTAGTTATTATTGCTGTAACACTTATGGGTCTAACTTTAATGTTCATTGGTGGGAAGATTATCTTAGGTGACCGAATGTCTCCTCAGGAATTCACAAGAAATTTCATTATGGTTACATTAGTTCTTATTGGACTAACGGGTTTTATGGGTAGTTTGGAAAAGTTAACTTTTGCAGGTGTAGATGTGGGTAAAAATGCATTTAGTTCAGAAGAAAATAGTAAGATAAGCTATCAAATTGTAAAAGATAACATAACAGATTTGAAAGCACTAGATGCAGATGGGTGGAAAACAACAATCCCTAAAAAAGCGAATTATTTAAATGAAGATAGTTGGAAAACAGTTAACTTTAATGAAGTAATTGATGAACAATTTAAACATGCAGAAGGATTAGCTAAAAAGAGAGTAGATCAAGATGATAGTGGCCAGAACATAGTAGAAGACTTAGATAGCAGTTTTTGGATGCCATCAACAGATGACTATTATTATCGCTATCATGTTGGATTTACGGCTATCATTATACAAGAGATATTTATCCTTTTAGTTTTTGCATTTTCCACGTTAATAATTGTTGAGACATCTTTTGAATTAGGCGTAAAAGGTGTAATCGGCCCTTTTATTGCAGCATCTGATATGGCAACTGGACAAAGAATTAAAAATCTCTTAATAGATTTGATAGGAGCTTACGTTAAAATTGTTGTATTAGTTTTTATCATTCAACTTTATAGACTATTTATGAACTGGACACAAAGTATACATTTTTCAGACTCTCTCGTAGAAACAACTGTATTAAAGTGTTTGATTGTTGTAGGGGCATTTTTTGCAGTATTAAAAGGGTCTAGTTCAGTACAACGCTTGTTAGGTATTGATGTTTCACAAAGCTTTGGACAACAAGCATTAATGGGCACTATGGCTGGCGCGCAAATTATGAAGGGCGCTGGTGGTTTAGCTAGTGGGTTAACAAAAGGAACGGCTAAACAATTTGGAAAGAATGGTTTTATTGGAAAACGAGCACAATCTTTATCTAATAAAAGGCAAGAAAAAGCTAAAAAACAAGCACTTACTGAAACATTAGGTGGCAAAGAAAACTATAAAGAAAAAATGAATTCTAGAAGACAAGCACAACGTGAAGGGTTTAATGAAGCTCAACAAGTTTTAGCTAAAGAACAAGCAATGAAACAACAACAATCCACAGGTGCAAATTCAAATAATGCAGGGAGTAATAAAAATAATTCGGGTTCTAGTAACAAAAATACATTATCCTCTAATAGTATAGATAATAAAGGTAACAATCCAACAAGTCCCGGTAATAAAGGAACGAACAGTACAACTCCTACAAATTCACAACGGAAAGACAATCATGTAAATGATGCCAACACAAAAAAAGGTTCAAATGCAGTGAACAGATTAAATCAACAAAAAGCTAATAAGTCTGATTCGAGTAAGCAAAATGTCCCTTTAGGTAAACAATATTCAAAGTATACTTCTAATTCTTCAAACGATACCACAAAATCAAACTTAAACAAAACAGAGTCGCAAGGCCAAAAGCAATACTCTACTAAAGTAAATAGAGATAGCCCAAAGAACGCTAAACCAGCTAGCAAAATGGTACCGAAAAAGCCTCAAAAAACACAAGTAAATGCAAAAAGTAGTATTAAAGGAAAGGAAACGAAACCTACAAATTAA
- a CDS encoding DUF5592 family protein, whose translation MYQIPKSTRTEVKLFLGLFFIDIAVIGIGVFFGIQTMGYVAGLWRVIYIFALAGLSIFLIVRFNGHRMYRVIFQAIKKDSKKYYSVMGED comes from the coding sequence ATGTATCAAATTCCTAAATCAACAAGAACGGAAGTTAAATTATTTTTAGGATTGTTCTTCATTGATATTGCCGTCATAGGCATTGGAGTGTTTTTTGGCATACAAACGATGGGATATGTGGCCGGTTTGTGGAGAGTTATATATATTTTTGCTCTTGCCGGTCTTAGTATATTTTTAATTGTTCGTTTTAACGGTCATCGGATGTATCGTGTTATTTTTCAAGCGATTAAGAAAGACTCTAAAAAATATTACTCTGTGATGGGAGAAGATTGA